One Oncorhynchus keta strain PuntledgeMale-10-30-2019 unplaced genomic scaffold, Oket_V2 Un_contig_16796_pilon_pilon, whole genome shotgun sequence genomic window, CTTactgtagggaggagagagggaggaggggacagagggataGGGAATTGAGTAGGAGAGGGTAGAAGAGAATcgttttcatttaaaaaaaaagttttgcaATGTATAACATGGAGAGATACTGAAACGTATTAGCAGAATGCTGAATAAATACATGTAACTGTTCTTGTCCATGTTACAGCATACATGATAACAGCTACTGTAAATGAGAGTGCCATACTACAGTACCTCTCTTGTCCCTCTTTGCCGATGGGCCTCTTATTGCGTCGGGCCATCTTGCACTTGTAGTTGGACTTGCGTGCCGGACCCACCTTGATGGAGGTGTTCTCAAACGGTGTGGTGGTCACTGTCACCTTGTTGCCACTCTGCAGGGGCACACAGAATGATGATGAGCTATGTCTATGTGACTGACTGGGGTTTGATCACAGGTTTTCTGCATGCCACAAGTCTaggttagcctgctgagctaaacGCCTGGGCACTAGCTCAGGGAGCCAACGCTTGTATGCAGGCAAGTTACTCATCACATGAGCATGGTCACAGAACGACCTCCTTCACATCTACATTGACGAATAACACCCTTACTCATAGCTTAAGAGACCAACAATGAGCATGGATGTTACGCAAACCTACGCATATCAACAAAGTCTATTGTAGAACTCAGTCTCTTCTTCCATCATACCTTTAGAATGAGTTCCACCACTTCCGTGTGGACCAATCCGTGGACAGACTCCCCATTCACATGGGTGATGAGGTCACCTGCACACAGTCCTGCTTCCTGGGCGGGGCCTCCATCCTCCACGTGCTGCCATTGGACGAGGATACATTGTCAATCTATAAATAGGATAGTGTATACCTTTCAAGTTAATTAATGAATTAAtccacccctcccccttctcctccccctctcctcacccagATGATGTGATGGACACTGTAAACATCCGTATCTCCCATGTAGACCCGTATCGCCCTGAGGGTAAATCCGTACTTCTTCCCTGAGCGGTGGATGGTGATGGGAGAGCGCAGCACGCTGACGGCGGGGGCCGGACAGTAGTCACGGTTGGGTGACGAGTCCCGGGAGGAGGGGTTGGAAGACAGGGAGCGGGGGGACATGGGGCTGGCCAAGGGGGAGCTGTGACTGTGGACGTACTGGTCTACTGTGGTGGGGGGGAGAATGTTAGGGAGAGGAGTAATGGAAAGGGGAAAGATGAAGGAATGACAAATTGGGAGATAATGGAAGTGATTGTGGGTAAGAAAAAGAGTAAGAAAAGTTTTAGGCATAGAGATACACATATTACAGTGTACTATTTCATCATGCGGTTTGAAGTATGCTGTGTAAACTCAGCATTAGAGTAACATCGCAGCTCACAGCACCCTCTAGTGGCAGGAGGCCATAGTGATTAATTGACTGCCTGATTAAATGTATTTGATTATTAAAATACATATAAAGCTACTCAAGACAGAAACAACACATAACAATTCAGCATAGTTACCTGCAGGTATGATGACAGATAGGGCTGTGGCCGAGGCTGACTTGATAACCTTGTTGCCAGGCCGTGagttcctcttctcccctgtgtCTCCAGACATCTGCTGGTGTCTCGCCCTGCGGAGGACCAGGTCATTCGTGGCCCGGGGGCCCAGGGGGTCATACACAGGTCCTGCCCCCAGCTCCCTATTGGCTGATGTAGGTCCAGGAGTAGTGGATGGAGTGGGCGTGGCTCCCAGAGTCTCGCCTGGGCTTGGTGGTTTCTCTGTTGGCGGAAAAAAATATTACTCTCCAGTCTCAAGTACAGTATATTGTTGGAgcttagctaatgtcctctcttGGCTTACTTACAATCTATACACATCATCACTTTCTACTGAGTTTTCAATTGTCACCTCACCTGATAAAATCACCAGTTTGTCCGGTGACAATACAAGTGAAACAAAACTCTACCACCccgtaatctctctctctctctctctctctctctctctctctctctctctcacctcctacATGTTCCTCCTTTGGGTCAGGGGTGGTgctgggggtggaggggggtgtgGAGGGAACGGAGGCCACCTCCAGTGAAGTCCCCCTGGCCTTGACAGGGGGCTGGCGTGTTAGGGGGTCTGGGTTGTCCTCCTGCTGTGAGGCGAAGCGATGCGTGTCCATGAGGGCGGAGAAACGGCGCCGGGCCCCGAGGGGAGGGCTGGAGTCACCGTCCATGTAGAGGGACTCAGAACCGGACAGACGCTTCCTTTGAGGGgccaggagaagagaagaggctaTTATTCCCAATGCTaagggacttttattttgaaaacgtATTTAAActgatgttgaatcaatgtgttGTGAATGTTGGTATAAAGGTATCATGACTTGTATACATTTCATGAATGCCTATGTATACCCCCTTAAATTTAGTGTTAACTTCTCTCTGTTTGGATGTTTTAATGGCTGCTTCCACCGCCTTAGGTTCTGACACTTCCCCAATACAGGATCTCAGCATGAGAGTTCACACaatcacactcccacactcactAGAGTCAATTATAGACAGTGGATCTCAATTCTATAAACCAACCTGTGTATGAAACTCAGACATAaaatccccccatctctctctctctctctctctctctctctcaacccaccAAACTCACATCTCAGGTGAACCGGTCCTCCAGCTCTTGTCCCTGATAGGAAGCTtcccagactctctctcttcccctgttgTCCTCCCGGGAGCCCTTGTGTTCCCGTCGAGTCACTGAGGGGGCCTTCTGCTCCAACTGGGACAGGTGCTCCATGCTGCTGTACACCTGCAGAGGGGCCATGGAGAGAGAGTCCAAATCTGAGCCACACTGCTGATCCTACTCTGAAACACTTTATGAATACATGGCCTGAACATAAAGAAAGGAAGCAAGTTGGTTAAAACACTCATCATCACTACCCTTAAGCCTTAAGCCAAACATAGAACATGATAGTCAGTTACATACTCTAGATAGAAAGATTGTGGCGCTAATTAACTTACAACAACTGCATTTAAATAAGGATAGGCTAGAGTCAACTACTTTACATGTAATACAAAGTAGGTGGGTGCTTCAGCTAATACGTacaacacgcacacagacacacacacgcacacggcaAGGTCTCGTAAATGAGCTGTGAGTATGCTGGTGTGTGTGGGAGACCAGCTTAACAACAAGAACAGTGCTTTAAAACAAGGCTAAAGAGTATTCAGCACCATGGTAACTGAAGCAGTGGCCATAACATGAGCTGTACTGTGATATGTACATTGGCTTCTAAATCTAAACTACTGgaataaatcaaatcacattttactacagttgtagactaacagggaaatgcttacttacgggtctttttccaacaatgcagttcaaggtAAAGATACAAAATAATATAACAAATGTAAATAGTGATATGagtaataaatacacagtgaataacgaataacaataatgagtcaaaataacatgtctatatacagggagtagcagcagCGAGTCGATGTGCAGGAATACAAGGTaactgaggtagatatgtacatatagggagGGTgtgtgactaggcaacaggatagataatagactgtagcagcagcttgtgtgtgtgtgtgtgtgtgtgtgtgtgtgtgtgtgtgtgtgtgtgtgtaaacgtgtgtgtgtgtgtgtgtgtgtgtgtgtgtgtgtgcatgtgtgtgtgtcttgtgtgtgtgtgtgtgtgtgtgtgtgtgtgtgtatgtgtgtgtgtgtgtgtgtgtgtgtgtgtgtgtgtgtgtgtggtgtgtgtgtgtgtgtgtgtgtgtgtgtgtgtgtgtaaacattcAGATGCATGTGTGCATCTtatgagtgtgtgggtgtatgtagtagtgtgtgtgtatgtgtggtgggaTGTCTGTTTAAGTCAGTAGAGGCTCcgcagaggagggggaggaccatcctcctcagtgaatttctgAAAattaaaatagtgaaacattaaaaaagttatccCTTTtagatggggcggcagggtagcctagtggttagagcgttggactagtaaccgaaaggttgcaagttcaaatccccgagctgacaaggtacaaatctgtcgttctgcccctgaacaggcagttaacccactgttcctaggccgtcattgaaaataagaatttgttcttaactgacttgcctagtaaaataaaggtaaaagaaaaaaaagataGTTATACTAAATATATATTTACGTCACCAATTAATTGATTAAAATACactgtagcctcaacagcaccatgatgtagccggaggacagctagtttccgtcctcttctgggtacattgacttcaatacaaaacctagaaggctcatggttctcacccccttccatagacttacacagtaattatgacaacttacAGAGGATATCCTACAACCTATCAGagttcttgcagcatgaactgacatgttgtgcACCCAATCAGAGGATCAGAGAAcaaatctagtactgaaagcagaAGCTACAGCTATCTAGCACTTtggtgcataaaatgtggtgagtagttgactcaaagagagagaaagacaatagttcaACAGCGAGATAGTTCAACCTACTCAAAAACCTGGCTCAAACAGAAAGGGATTCtatgttagcttgctggctaTGGCGAGCcaacactggaacactggaaGGTAAGCTTTTTGTTATATGAATTTATTGCCACCAGGCCCACTGGTGTAACTGCTAAATGCTTGCTGACTATACACTGTGCTgtatgattgtagcaggtttatattaacacgttagttctagtagctatgttgactatgatgttagctaatatggtgacaatgatgtagactgtgtgtgtttgtgtgtgatcaggggtgtattaatTCTGCCGAATCTGTTGAAAAACCTTTCTTCAACAGAACGAAACGGGAATAAACATACCTTATTTgcccaatagaaactctcgtttgacAATTTGTTGGCCTAACGATTTGACACACCTAAataagctagatgcaggcaagagtgtcgGGTgccaaggcggtattgaatggtgtcactgtctgtcaccacttgacttctctctttttgtctcgacctgtgcacctacattgtaaactttcattcataggctaggttgtagcaacctcatgatgggtatagagaaaatgtatcatgtagtagcctaaacctatcgatgttacattgagctggttgaatggaatatgaaggacagtcatccaatatgctgtaaaaTAAATAAGGCCATgcctcatcttaaatggcaccgaccgccactggtgTAAAcatctgtgagtctgtgtgtagagtccagtgtgtgtgcatagagcaGCATTTAgcagagtcttatggcttgggggtagaagctgttcatttAGTTCCTGAGGAAAGTTTGTGCGGTGGcagagagcagtctatgacttgggtggctgactggggccttcctctgacaccgcctattatatagaaGCCCCAGTgctcaccaccctctgtagcaccttgtggTCGGGGTAATGccgtaccaagtggtgatgcagccaccaaactctctctgtgtgtgtttgtgaggtgCTTTGAGACTAGCAGGCAGTGTTCTAGACTCTAATCAGGTCTCTCCACCAATGCACTGCTACTGTAATAGAGCCCTTAGCCCTCTCCATTTATACAAGagacccttcacacacacacacacgcacacgcacacacacacacacacacacacacacacacacacacacacacacacacacacacacacacacacacacacacacacacacacacacacacagagccctaCTCATTCCCACAAGAGACCCTTCATTAGTCCCCACCCAtacaggagaacagagaggaggaggaagggacaggTGAAGGACAAAaggagggcagcagagagagagagagataatatagaaGGAAAGATGGTATAATGACAGAATGACAGGATAATAGGGATTCAAACTATGAGGTGGACAAAAagaggagggataaagagagagtgagggagagagagagagagagccaggatgAAAAATGAGATGGGATAGCTAGAAGACACCGTTAAGTaaggggagatgaagagagaaaatGACCTTGCTGAAGCATGGGCAgccagaggagtgtgtgtggcacgtgtgtgtgtgcagggttgggtaggttcctttttaaatgtaatccactacagttactagttacctagAGTGGGAGTGTTTAGAGTGTTTGGCCGGTAACTGAAAGATCACTGGTTCGAAGAGCCGACAAGGTGAGAAATCGGTTGCTGGCCATTGAACTTAACTCTAATTTGCTCAAGGGAAGCCGTACTACtttaaaagtaatccaagaagtaatcatctagtttgtcAAAAGTATCTTTAATCTGTTAGTGTTTTGtaatgtaatcagttactccccaaccataagtgtgtgtgtgtgtttgtgtgtgtctgtgtaccttGCTGAAGCGAGGGGAGCAGGAGGAGAATTGTCTGATCTCAACAGGCTCATCATCATCGTTGGTGTCATCCTCATCGTACGCATTGATGTGGTGATAACGATCTGAACGGgctgagggaggacaggagaagagagagggaaacagagagagagacagagagagagagatggcgagaaagagagagaaagagagagagcgagagagagtctTAGTTTTCATAAATAATTTAACGTCCCTAGCCTTGgcgttctctctcctctgcttaTACTTTTCAAAGTCTCTGCAACGCTTTGGGAGAACCACTCTCTGGCTTGGCTGAGTTTTACCATGAGATAACCCGTATCAAAGATCAAAGACTCATTTGCTTTACACATggagcccaattctgatctttttccaATTCTATGTATTTTGATCAATCAGATAAGTTTTTGGCCAATTGGGCAAagtatcagaattgggctgcatgTGTAAATGCAGCCAGTGTGCTGTATTGGCATTAAATACATAGGTAACGGCACTCACTGTCGAAGTAGCTGGTGTCCTCTTCCGACTCCAGGTGAGGTATGAACTCTGCCTTCTGTCTCAGTAGACTGTTCCAGTCCAGGTCAGAGAAGAACGAGTGCTGCTTCACCTCAAACGCTCCCCCTGGGGGCACGGAGGAATAATACCAACAACAAGATCAGCTCTAAGAATGTAGGCCTCGGAAAAGCATATGGCTCTGGGCCATGGTAGTTGGAGTAATACATAAACAAAGGTTAAAATGTGAATAATTATGGCATGATTCATTACACACAGTAAGCAGGAATATTTTCTGACTCATATCAGAGACCTAGGGAGAGTAGCCTGCTGTGTGCCAGACTGTTGTtattataataaaataaaaaaatgtacccccttttcgatcttgtctcatcgctgcaactcccaatggactcgggagaggtgaaggtggagtcatgtgtcctccgaaacatgacctgcctaaccgcgctccttaacacccgccagcttaacccggaagccagccgcaccaatcaACTGGCGACcagggtcagcctgcaggcacccggcctgccacaaggaggtGCTAcagcacgatgagccaagtaaagcacccccagccaaatcctcccctaacctggacgacgctgggccaattgtgtgcagtCCTATCGGACTACCGGCTACGGCCAGCAGTGGCACAGCCTGGgaatgaaccagggtctgtagtaaaaTCTGTGTTCAACAATGCATTGCCTTGACAAACAAAGTTGTGTTTGGTAAGATTATGACAGTAGACTACAGCAGAAACAGGAGGAACATTCTTAAATTCTAGCACATTGGTTCAGAAACTAGGTGTCGGGAGGGACCAAGTTGAAATTAGGTCCCCTGAGAAAATCTTCAAATGGGTACATAATACGAGCTAAACTTTTAGTGTCAACTAAGGGCCTTTTGTCATGTGCAGAACAAGTTTGAGAAGCCCTTTTGTAGTACCTGTACCCAGCCTCATCAGTGGATTGGTCTGTAGCAGGGTTGATATCAGTCCCTGGGCATCAGCGGGCAGGACCTCATCTCCATCAGGCCACACTATGTCAtctgagagagacaacagagccaGGTACAGAGAGAATGAACAGCAAGGATTTGGAACCGGACCAACATTGAGTCAGGTACAAGTTAGTACACAGACAGAGGCCTTGGAGTCAACAGTCACCTACAGCAGTGGTttttaaacctctcctcggggacccccagccgttcATTTGATCAATTccagagctagcacacctgattcaacttgtgaaTTGTCtgggggtccccgaggagagCTTTGAAAACCCCtgacatacagaacagaacaagAGGCACTGGGGGGGATTCAAAAAGACAACAGGTGCAGACATAAGGGAAAGGCCAGCCCTCATGTCTTAAGCACCTGTAATGACCTGTTCAAAGACCttttgactgattgattgatggcAGACTCACCTGTGATGACCTGTCCAAAGAGCTCCTCAGGCGTGTCTCCAAAGAAGGGCACACAGCCCACTAAGAACTCATAGAGGATGATGCCCATGGCCCACCAGTCCACCGGCTTCCCGTAGCCCTGTCTCAGGATCACCTCCGGGGCTATGTACTCTGGGGTGCCACACACctgggacggggagagagatccACCAATCAGAAGTCTCGATCACGCTCCTTGCCTCTATTTTCCTCTCAACTACATGTACCAGATGCAATGGAGTAGTTCCAAAAGTGCAACACCTGCCCATTTGGCACTCCAGACAGGCTCAATAAAAATGAAAGACAACAACAAATACTATTTGGACCCAGGTCTGGTCTGCTTAGCTATCTGCAAGCCCAAGAGCTTGAACATTCTTCCATCTGTCTCTGACAGAAGTACTGTACAGTAATCACTAATCAAGGACCCAGATTGTATAATGCTGATAATCATAATTCTAATTCTAATTGGTACTGTTGCTGTACACTGTTGAGGCAGCAGGGGCCTAGTTCATCACAGCTGAGTGAATAACCAATGCCCTCTAATCAAGAGTCTGCACAGACCACAACGTGAAAGGATCTTCAACTATTTCATGTGCAGATGATATGTCTTCATTAGAAACCATTAAAAAGCATGAGCTGGTGTACACCCAAACAAGTTGGTAGAGCCACTGACTAACGGAGAGCAACTGTAGGCTGAAAAAATGTAATAAAGAGATTTGCACACTCTACATACAagctcccagtaatttattgggtaaaccACCAATGTTTCAGCATCACTGGGCCTTCTTCATGGTCATGTCATGAAtgcttgaaccaggttatgtaaacaaacactgcaattagtgcaaccaatgacaatagtgaggggtgtgtcataaTTACTagggtgatacattttttactgTTAAAAGACAATAGTTTACAGCATGTTGAATATATTAGCCTATTGTTATCATATTGCAACATAATTAGATATTGTGCATAGTAatagcatcaacatacattattattttatttaatacaCATATTTAATTGTTTCCATTTAATTTAATCTTTGTTACATGTCATCTTTTGGTTCAACAGTAATGCACAATAAGCATAATCAACAACGGCAACATCTTGGGTGCACGCTGATACGCTGtagagcacaggaggttggtggcaccttaattgtggaggacaggctcatggtaatgatTGGAacagaataggtggaatggtatcaaatacgtcAAGTGTCCATGCAATGTCCATGCTAAAGCAGGTTATATCCATCTAGAgtcctctttctacctctatgTGAAACAACACAGCATTCAGTCTGGCTTAACCAGGCTAGATGCCCTACCGCTGGAGAAGACACTGTATTGCTGCTGGCCTAACAGCATCATTTATTAATATGGGGAGTTAAATTCCAAACCTGCGTAAACAATAAACTGTAATTGCAAAATAAAAAGGAACCAGAATTGTATTTATTTCGAGAATTTATGATGATTCAGTCTGTATGGTAAACATTATTAGTGACTGTGTGTATTCCTCTTGCTTGGCAAATTATGTGTTTTTGCAAGGTTATTTTGAGATTCTC contains:
- the LOC127919502 gene encoding LOW QUALITY PROTEIN: microtubule-associated serine/threonine-protein kinase 1-like (The sequence of the model RefSeq protein was modified relative to this genomic sequence to represent the inferred CDS: inserted 2 bases in 1 codon); this encodes IGGDCATLLKNIGALPVELTKMYFAETVLALEYLHNYGIVHRDLKPDNLLITSMGHIKLTDFGLSKMGLMSLTTNLYEGHIEKDAREFLDKQVCGTPEYIAPEVILRQGYGKPVDWWAMGIILYEFLVGCVPFFGDTPEELFGQVITDDIVWPDGDEVLPADAQGLISTLLQTNPLMRLGTGGAFEVKQHSFFSDLDWNSLLRQKAEFIPHLESEEDTSYFDTRSDRYHHINAYDEDDTNDDDEPVEIRQFSSCSPRFSKVYSSMEHLSQLEQKAPSVTRREHKGSREXTTGEERESGKLPIRDKSWRTGSPEMKRLSGSESLYMDGDSSPPLGARRRFSALMDTHRFASQQEDNPDPLTRQPPVKARGTSLEVASVPSTPPSTPSTTPDPKEEHVGEKPPSPGETLGATPTPSTTPGPTSANRELGAGPVYDPLGPRATNDLVLRRARHQQMSGDTGEKRNSRPGNKVIKSASATALSVIIPAVDQYVHSHSSPLASPMSPRSLSSNPSSRDSSPNRDYCPAPAVSVLRSPITIHRSGKKYGFTLRAIRVYMGDTDVYSVHHIIWHVEDGGPAQEAGLCAGDLITHVNGESVHGLVHTEVVELILKSGNKVTVTTTPFENTSIKVGPARKSNYKCKMARRNKRPIGKEGQESKKHSSLFRKITKQSNLLHTSRSLSSLNRSLSSSDSLPGSPSHNLSARSPTQQGYRSTPESSYLGVSSQSSSPASSTPNSPAASQHMRPSSLHGLSPKLHRQYRSARCKSAGNIPLSPLAHTPSPTQSSPPPLPGHTIGSSNTTQTFPAGAKLHSSPPVVRPRPKSAEPPRSPLLKRVQSAEKLTSPLSHSQSSSGGVGGPLRKHSLEVQHSDLYRKDQFHCCELGLQSLLETEGENLPPLNPPLLPSAPGPQGSSTGATTTTPETGVLKPMRKLGRQESPLSRDTLLAGRERERERERKRERERSRERVGEIIMAYSNRTTTVPERSPNRGGGATTDNHQSIARKPSTSEHTFSPQSSPTYRAQSSQSLNLDSIKTTSPKTTSPITPTGSPGIFRGHPEGAEKSQRQTNMSIKQQSLRTAVSTSPLSQDSQENYGEDRTEPKLNGDNKVCPPPRPSMPCGAL